In Desulfomonile tiedjei DSM 6799, a genomic segment contains:
- a CDS encoding GHMP family kinase ATP-binding protein, with the protein MIITRTPLRVSFCGGGTDLPSYYLHRQGAVVSTSINKYVYITINPLTPYFQNRILIKYSRTELVDSVDEIRHPIIREAMKITGVVDRVEITSMADIPAGTGLGSSSSYAVGLLHALHTYKGEYVSAAQLAAEACEIEIKRLGDPIGKQDQYIAAYGGICHIRFNTDESVFVDPVICPQATKLALEENLLMFYTGLTRRAGDILEVQNSVTLSKMDVLTRMRDLCDEALKVLQSGRSLNRFGEILHEAWLNKRSVVDSISNDSINEFYEKARSAGAIGGKLLGAGGGGFLLFYVEKQNQDRVKQVLGNLQEMPFTFEPQGSKVIYVSDV; encoded by the coding sequence ATGATCATAACCAGGACGCCGTTACGGGTCAGTTTCTGCGGGGGCGGAACGGATCTTCCTTCGTATTATCTGCACCGGCAGGGAGCGGTTGTCAGTACCAGCATAAATAAGTATGTGTACATAACTATCAACCCACTTACCCCGTATTTCCAGAACCGAATACTCATCAAGTACTCACGTACGGAGCTTGTGGATTCTGTGGATGAGATCCGTCATCCCATTATTCGGGAAGCCATGAAGATCACCGGAGTGGTGGATCGAGTGGAAATTACCTCTATGGCGGATATTCCCGCCGGTACGGGGTTGGGGTCTTCCAGCTCATATGCTGTAGGGCTGCTGCATGCACTCCATACGTACAAAGGAGAATACGTTTCAGCAGCTCAGTTGGCAGCCGAAGCCTGTGAAATCGAAATCAAACGTCTCGGCGATCCCATTGGAAAGCAGGACCAGTACATCGCGGCTTATGGAGGAATATGCCATATTCGGTTCAACACGGATGAGTCGGTCTTTGTCGATCCCGTGATCTGTCCTCAAGCGACGAAGTTGGCGCTTGAAGAGAATCTGTTGATGTTTTACACGGGCTTGACCCGCAGGGCAGGGGATATACTGGAAGTACAGAATTCCGTCACGCTGTCGAAAATGGATGTGCTTACCCGAATGAGAGATTTGTGCGACGAAGCACTCAAGGTTCTCCAGAGCGGCCGTTCACTGAACAGGTTTGGCGAGATCCTTCATGAAGCATGGCTCAACAAAAGAAGTGTTGTGGACAGCATCAGCAATGATTCCATAAACGAATTCTACGAAAAAGCTCGGTCTGCAGGAGCGATCGGTGGGAAATTGCTGGGCGCGGGAGGGGGAGGATTCCTTCTTTTTTATGTGGAAAAGCAGAATCAGGACAGAGTAAAGCAGGTTCTCGGCAATCTCCAGGAAATGCCCTTCACCTTTGAACCCCAGGGAAGTAAGGTGATCTACGTTTCGGACGTATGA
- a CDS encoding DUF2062 domain-containing protein, producing MRSQTGSRFNFIARLRKFFVQNFLDPLVLSRNPPWFDARGVSLGLIVGFLIPVGLQIVTVAALRLVFRFHVPIAFAFTLVSNPLNAAPMYYGYYYLGSLIIGKPATIQFDVFEKLLEPMMTQSYCWEVACAFAALGKDVLLRWLIAAVILAVIFGTLGYVVTYKIQKERCRKAAERLGTEYEEYIRQLEKDGGHKTT from the coding sequence TTGCGATCACAGACAGGTTCACGGTTCAACTTCATTGCACGACTCCGCAAATTCTTCGTGCAAAACTTCCTCGACCCGCTGGTTTTATCTCGAAATCCTCCCTGGTTCGATGCTCGAGGAGTCTCTCTGGGGCTGATTGTGGGATTTCTCATTCCCGTGGGCCTTCAGATCGTAACTGTAGCAGCACTCAGACTTGTTTTCAGATTTCATGTCCCGATAGCGTTCGCATTTACTCTGGTGTCGAATCCGTTGAATGCGGCTCCCATGTACTATGGCTATTACTATCTTGGGTCTCTTATCATCGGAAAACCTGCGACGATTCAGTTCGATGTATTTGAAAAACTTTTGGAACCGATGATGACCCAGTCGTATTGTTGGGAGGTGGCGTGTGCTTTTGCTGCATTGGGCAAGGATGTTCTATTACGGTGGTTGATAGCAGCAGTGATTTTGGCCGTAATCTTCGGGACTCTGGGATACGTCGTGACGTACAAAATTCAAAAGGAACGCTGCAGGAAAGCCGCGGAACGGCTTGGCACCGAATACGAAGAGTACATCAGGCAACTGGAAAAGGATGGGGGCCATAAGACCACGTAA
- a CDS encoding NAD-dependent malic enzyme: MSKHNSPSYSLTIRLRFDRKPGALARVATTIGFQEALVGSIPIIKIEKDKVTREFDIYARDEEHERRIIAALEALPGVEILGVTDRTFAYHEGGKIEVVARKHLGGREDLSMAYTPGVGRISLAVSDDPNLAYQYTMKGNAVAVVTDGTAVLGLGNIGPYGALPVMEGKAMIFKEFAGINAFPICLNVKDVDSIVSVVKAMSPAFAGINLEDISAPRCFEIEKRLTEELDIPVFHDDQHGTAIAVLAALQNALLRVEKELSSVRIVIVGIGAAGVACIKTLIEAGATDIIACDRVGSIFQGRSEGMNPAKEEIAQLTNRENLACSLPDMLKDADVFIGLSSGNLLQPHDLKLMAKDPIVFALANPIPEVDPWDALDYAKVVATGRSDFPNQINNALVFPGVFRGALDSRATKITLEMRIAAAKAIAGLVKEDELADQYIIPGIFNRDVCPTVAAAVAQAAKESGAVRL, encoded by the coding sequence ATGTCAAAACATAATAGTCCCAGCTATAGCCTGACGATCAGGCTGCGTTTCGATCGAAAACCCGGAGCCCTGGCTCGCGTTGCAACCACTATCGGGTTCCAGGAAGCCCTTGTAGGCTCGATTCCGATAATCAAGATCGAAAAAGACAAGGTCACACGAGAATTCGACATCTATGCGCGGGATGAAGAGCATGAAAGACGAATTATAGCAGCATTAGAAGCTCTACCTGGGGTTGAAATCCTGGGGGTGACGGACCGAACCTTTGCCTATCACGAGGGAGGCAAAATAGAGGTAGTGGCACGCAAACATTTGGGCGGACGAGAAGACCTCTCCATGGCGTACACTCCCGGCGTGGGGAGAATCAGTCTTGCTGTGTCCGATGACCCCAATTTAGCTTACCAGTACACCATGAAAGGCAACGCGGTGGCAGTAGTCACCGACGGAACCGCAGTCTTGGGACTCGGCAATATCGGCCCGTACGGCGCTCTTCCGGTCATGGAAGGCAAGGCGATGATTTTCAAGGAATTTGCTGGTATCAACGCATTTCCGATATGTTTGAACGTCAAGGACGTTGACAGCATTGTCTCCGTTGTCAAAGCAATGAGCCCGGCATTCGCCGGAATAAATCTGGAAGACATCTCTGCGCCCCGTTGTTTTGAAATCGAAAAACGGCTGACAGAGGAACTCGACATACCGGTATTCCACGATGACCAGCACGGCACGGCGATTGCCGTTCTGGCAGCTTTGCAGAATGCTTTGCTCAGAGTGGAAAAAGAACTCTCCTCGGTCCGCATCGTAATTGTCGGCATTGGAGCTGCCGGTGTAGCGTGCATCAAGACTCTTATCGAAGCGGGAGCCACCGATATCATTGCATGCGACCGCGTTGGTAGTATTTTCCAGGGCAGATCCGAGGGGATGAATCCGGCAAAAGAAGAAATTGCGCAGTTGACGAATCGCGAGAACCTGGCTTGTTCGCTCCCGGACATGTTAAAGGATGCTGACGTCTTCATCGGGTTGTCATCGGGAAATCTGCTGCAACCCCATGATTTGAAATTGATGGCCAAAGATCCGATCGTTTTCGCTCTTGCCAATCCTATTCCGGAAGTAGACCCCTGGGACGCATTGGATTACGCCAAAGTCGTTGCAACCGGCCGGAGCGATTTCCCCAATCAGATCAACAATGCACTCGTGTTTCCAGGAGTATTCAGAGGAGCTTTGGATTCCCGAGCAACCAAAATTACTTTGGAAATGCGCATTGCTGCGGCAAAGGCCATCGCAGGACTTGTCAAAGAAGACGAGCTTGCGGATCAGTACATTATTCCGGGCATCTTCAACCGGGATGTTTGCCCAA